From the genome of Antennarius striatus isolate MH-2024 chromosome 19, ASM4005453v1, whole genome shotgun sequence, one region includes:
- the LOC137613444 gene encoding thyroxine 5-deiodinase-like: protein MMHNSGGVQMARALKHAALCLMLLPRFLMTAVMLWLLDFLCIRKKVLLKMGEQQDGPDDPPVCVSDSNKMFTLESLRAVWYGQKLDFLKSAHLGCAAPNTEVMLVQERKQVRILDCMKGKRPLILNFGSCSUPPFMTRLAAFQRVVTQYADIADFLVVYIEEAHPSDGWMSSDAPYQIPKHRCLEDRLRAAQLMLAEMQGGNVVVDNMDNSSNAAYGAYFERLYIVRDERVVYQGGRGPEGYRISELRNWLEQYRNDLVHSPQTAVLHV from the coding sequence ATGATGCACAATTCTGGCGGTGTCCAAATGGCGAGGGCGCTGAAACACGCAGCCCTGTgcctgatgctgctgccccgTTTCCTCATGACCGCCGTCATGTTGTGGCTCTTGGATTTCTTGTGCATACGGAAAAAAGTGCTGCTGAAAATGGGAGAGCAGCAGGACGGGCCGGACGACCCGCCGGTGTGTGTTTCAGACTCTAACAAGATGTTCACCTTGGAGTCCCTCAGGGCCGTATGGTACGGCCAGAAATTAGACTTCCTCAAATCCGCTCATCTCGGGTGCGCTGCGCCCAACACCGAGGTGATGTTGGTGCAGGAGCGGAAACAGGTCCGGATCCTAGACTGTATGAAAGGGAAGAGACCGCTCATCCTCAACTTTGGCAGCTGCTCCTGACCGCCATTCATGACGCGTCTGGCGGCGTTTCAGCGCGTCGTGACCCAGTACGCAGACATTGCGGACTTTTTAGTTGTATATATTGAGGAGGCGCATCCGTCAGACGGCTGGATGAGCTCGGACGCTCCGTATCAGATACCCAAGCACCGCTGCTTGGAAGACAGACTCAGAGCCGCTCAGCTGATGCTCGCAGAGATGCAGGGGGGGAACGTGGTGGTGGATAATATGGACAACTCATCTAACGCCGCGTACGGAGCGTACTTTGAGAGACTTTACATCGTGAGGGATGAGAGAGTGGTGTATCAGGGGGGCAGAGGACCGGAGGGATACCGGATATCTGAGCTCAGAAACTGGCTGGAGCAATACAGGAACGATCTGGTGCATTCCCCCCAAACGGCGGTGCTCCATGTGTAG